The Glycine soja cultivar W05 chromosome 3, ASM419377v2, whole genome shotgun sequence genome window below encodes:
- the LOC114405733 gene encoding cytochrome P450 86A8-like, with protein sequence METCTALLFLTAITAYLIWFTFISRSLKGPRVWALLGSLPGLIDNCDRMHDWICDNLRACGGTYQTCICAIPFLAKKQGLVTVTCDPRNLEHILKTRFDNYPKGPTWHAVFHDLLGDGIFNTDGDTWLFQRKTAALEFTTRTLRQAMARWVSRAINRLCLILEKAENQVEPVDLQDLMLRLTFDNICGLAFGRDPQTCVSSLPDNRFATAFDRATEATLQRFILPEVLWKVKKWLRLGMEVSLSRSLAHVDDHLSNVIEKRKVELLTQQKDGTLHDDLLTRFMRKKESYSDKFLQQVALNFILAGRDTSSVALSWFFWLVIQNPKVEEKILREICTVLMETRGNDDMAKLFDEPLAFEEVDRLVYLKAALSETLRLYPSVPEDSKHVVADDVLPDGTFVPAGSSVTYSIYSAGRLKSTWGEDCMEFRPERWLSLDGTKFIMHDSFKFVAFNAGPRICLGKDLAYLQMKSIAAAVLLRHRLVLVPGHQVEQKMSLTLFMKNGLKVNVHERDLRGIITSLKKEREGDVVDLRSDE encoded by the coding sequence ATGGAAACTTGCACGGCTCTATTGTTTTTAACGGCGATCACAGCATACTTGATATGGTTCACGTTCATCTCACGGTCGCTGAAGGGTCCACGTGTCTGGGCCTTATTGGGCAGTCTCCCAGGCCTCATAGACAACTGTGACCGCATGCATGACTGGATCTGCGACAACCTACGCGCGTGTGGCGGCACGTACCAGACCTGCATCTGTGCAATCCCCTTCCTCGCCAAGAAGCAGGGTCTCGTGACTGTCACGTGCGACCCGAGGAACTTGGAGCACATACTCAAGACACGCTTCGACAATTACCCTAAAGGACCCACGTGGCATGCTGTCTTTCATGATCTGTTGGGTGATGGGATCTTTAACACCGATGGTGACACATGGCTGTTCCAGCGCAAGACAGCTGCGCTGGAATTTACCACCCGGACGCTGCGCCAAGCCATGGCCAGGTGGGTGAGTCGAGCCATCAACCGGCTCTGTCTGATTCTCGAAAAAGCCGAGAATCAAGTCGAGCCGGTTGATCTGCAAGACTTAATGCTTCGGCTCACTTTTGATAATATTTGTGGGTTGGCTTTCGGGCGAGACCCACAGACTTGTGTGTCAAGTCTGCCCGATAACCGATTTGCCACGGCTTTCGATCGAGCCACTGAAGCCACGCTCCAACGATTCATTTTACCTGAGGTATTGTGGAAGGTGAAAAAATGGCTTCGGCTTGGGATGGAAGTCAGCTTGAGCCGAAGCCTTGCCCACGTGGACGACCATTTGTCAAATGTGATTGAGAAACGCAAGGTAGAGTTGTTGACTCAGCAGAAAGATGGGACTCTTCATGATGACTTGTTGACAAGGTTTATGAGGAAAAAAGAATCCTATTCAGACAAGTTTCTCCAACAAGTGGCGTTGAATTTTATCCTAGCTGGTCGTGACACCTCATCGGTGGCATTAAGTTGGTTTTTTTGGTTGGTGATTCAGAACCCTAAGGTGGAAGAGAAAATTCTACGTGAAATTTGTACAGTCCTGATGGAGACACGTGGCAATGATGACATGGCAAAGTTGTTTGATGAGCCTTTGGCCTTTGAGGAAGTTGACCGTTTGGTTTATCTCAAGGCTGCATTGTCGGAGACACTAAGGTTGTACCCTTCAGTGCCGGAGGACTCAAAGCATGTGGTGGCCGACGACGTGCTGCCGGACGGGACATTCGTGCCGGCGGGTTCGTCGGTCACATATTCGATATATTCGGCGGGGAGGTTGAAGTCCACATGGGGTGAGGATTGCATGGAGTTTAGGCCTGAGAGGTGGTTGTCATTGGATGGAACAAAGTTCATCATGCATGACTCTTTCAAGTTTGTGGCATTCAATGCTGGCCCAAGGATATGTTTGGGGAAGGATTTGGCTTACTTGCAGATGAAGTCCATTGCTGCGGCGGTGCTGCTCCGGCACCGCCTTGTGCTGGTGCCTGGACACCAGGTGGAGCAAAAGATGTCACTCACTCTTTTCATGAAAAATGGGCTCAAGGTCAATGTGCATGAGAGGGACTTGAGAGGGATTATCAcaagtttaaaaaaagaaagggagGGAGATGTTGTTGATTTGAGAAGTGATGAATAA